In a single window of the Bos taurus isolate L1 Dominette 01449 registration number 42190680 breed Hereford chromosome 23, ARS-UCD2.0, whole genome shotgun sequence genome:
- the CENPQ gene encoding centromere protein Q isoform X1 has translation MSSKANNSKKKSQQLKRNPKRKTDDEEAELPGKKVKIASNKRQTWQPLSKSSREHLQTMMESVVISILSNSIRENKQIQYHLNFLKKRLLQLCETLKVPPKKLQDLSRVSSLLKMERAQHRANEEGLASLQEEIDKMVATIESMTGDIHSLKNKVHVLTSEVEEEEKKIKQMFQIDNGVLSLPELSQKSLRAPILQGEILTLIPNQNSLLKDLEVLHNSSQMKHMFTFIEEVYKRLDAS, from the exons ATGTCTAGCAAAGCAAATAATTCCAAGAAAAAGTCTCAACagttaaaaagaaatccaaaaagaaaaactgatgatGAAGAAGCAGAATTACCAGGGAAAAAG GTAAAGATAGCATCCAACAAGAGACAAACCTGGCAGCCTCTTTCGAAGAGTAGCAGAGAGCATTTGCAAACTATGATGGAATCTGTAGTAAT atcaATTCTGAGTAACAGtattagagaaaataaacaaattcaatATCATCTGAATTTCCTAAAGAAAAG ATTGCTGCAACTGTGTGAAACCCTGAAAGTCCCTCCCAAAAAGCTGCAAGATTTATCTCGTGTGTCAAGTCTACTGAAAATGGAAAGGGCACAGCACAGAGCTAATGAGGAAGGTCTGGCATCATTGCAG gaagaaatagataaaatggTAGCGACCATAGAATCAATGACTGGGGATATTCACAGCCTAAAGAACAAAGTTCATGTTCTGACAAGTGaggtagaagaagaagaaaagaagataaaacag aTGTTTCAAATAGATAATGGGGTACTCTCTCTTCCTGAACTTTCTCAAAAGAGTCTCAGAGCACCCATCCTTCAG GGAGAAATTCTGACGCTAATTCCAAATCAAAACAGTCTTCTGAAGGACTTGGAAGTTCTCCATAATTCATCCCAGATGAAGCACATGTTCACCTTCATTGAAGAAGTCTATAAAAGACTGGATGCCTCTTAa
- the CENPQ gene encoding centromere protein Q produces the protein MSSKANNSKKKSQQLKRNPKRKTDDEEAELPGKKVRNTVKKNKNHPKHLSSEVTRQTKHTTLKQVKIASNKRQTWQPLSKSSREHLQTMMESVVISILSNSIRENKQIQYHLNFLKKRLLQLCETLKVPPKKLQDLSRVSSLLKMERAQHRANEEGLASLQEEIDKMVATIESMTGDIHSLKNKVHVLTSEVEEEEKKIKQMFQIDNGVLSLPELSQKSLRAPILQGEILTLIPNQNSLLKDLEVLHNSSQMKHMFTFIEEVYKRLDAS, from the exons ATGTCTAGCAAAGCAAATAATTCCAAGAAAAAGTCTCAACagttaaaaagaaatccaaaaagaaaaactgatgatGAAGAAGCAGAATTACCAGGGAAAAAG GTTAGAaacacagtgaaaaaaaataaaaatcatccaaAACATCTCTCTTCTGAAG TGACAAGACAAACAAAGCATACTACTCTAAAACAGGTAAAGATAGCATCCAACAAGAGACAAACCTGGCAGCCTCTTTCGAAGAGTAGCAGAGAGCATTTGCAAACTATGATGGAATCTGTAGTAAT atcaATTCTGAGTAACAGtattagagaaaataaacaaattcaatATCATCTGAATTTCCTAAAGAAAAG ATTGCTGCAACTGTGTGAAACCCTGAAAGTCCCTCCCAAAAAGCTGCAAGATTTATCTCGTGTGTCAAGTCTACTGAAAATGGAAAGGGCACAGCACAGAGCTAATGAGGAAGGTCTGGCATCATTGCAG gaagaaatagataaaatggTAGCGACCATAGAATCAATGACTGGGGATATTCACAGCCTAAAGAACAAAGTTCATGTTCTGACAAGTGaggtagaagaagaagaaaagaagataaaacag aTGTTTCAAATAGATAATGGGGTACTCTCTCTTCCTGAACTTTCTCAAAAGAGTCTCAGAGCACCCATCCTTCAG GGAGAAATTCTGACGCTAATTCCAAATCAAAACAGTCTTCTGAAGGACTTGGAAGTTCTCCATAATTCATCCCAGATGAAGCACATGTTCACCTTCATTGAAGAAGTCTATAAAAGACTGGATGCCTCTTAa